A single window of Papio anubis isolate 15944 chromosome 8, Panubis1.0, whole genome shotgun sequence DNA harbors:
- the PABPC1 gene encoding polyadenylate-binding protein 1, whose product MNPSAPSYPMASLYVGDLHPDVTEAMLYEKFSPAGPILSIRVCRDMITRRSLGYAYVNFQQPADAERALDTMNFDVIKGKPVRIMWSQRDPSLRKSGVGNIFIKNLDKSIDNKALYDTFSAFGNILSCKVVCDENGSKGYGFVHFETQEAAERAIEKMNGMLLNDRKVFVGRFKSRKEREAELGARAKEFTNVYIKNFGEDMDDERLKDLFGKFGPALSVKVMTDESGKSKGFGFVSFERHEDAQKAVDEMNGKELNGKQIYVGRAQKKVERQTELKRKFEQMKQDRITRYQGVNLYVKNLDDGIDDERLRKEFSPFGTITSAKVMMEGGRSKGFGFVCFSSPEEATKAVTEMNGRIVATKPLYVALAQRKEERQAHLTNQYMQRMASVRAVPNPVINPYQPAPPSGYFMAAIPQTQNRAAYYPPSQIAQLRPSPRWTAQGARPHPFQNMPGAIRPAAPRPPFSTMRPASSQVPRVMSTQRVANTSTQTMGPRPAAAAAAATPAVRTVPQYKYAAGVRNPQQHLNAQPQVTMQQPAVHVQGQEPLTASMLASAPPQEQKQMLGERLFPLIQAMHPTLAGKITGMLLEIDNSELLHMLESPESLRSKVDEAVAVLQAHQAKEAAQKAVNSATGVPTV is encoded by the exons ATGAACCCCAGCGCCCCCAGCTACCCCATGGCCTCGCTCTACGTGGGGGACCTCCACCCCGACGTGACCGAGGCGATGCTCTACGAGAAGTTCAGCCCGGCCGGGCCCATCCTCTCCATCCGGGTCTGCAGGGACATGATCACCCGCCGCTCCTTGGGCTACGCGTATGTGAACTTCCAGCAGCCGGCGGACG CGGAGCGTGCTTTGGACACCATGAATTTTGATGTTATAAAGGGCAAACCAGTACGCATCATGTGGTCTCAGCGTGATCCATCACTTCGCAAAAGTGGAGTAGGCAACATATTCATTAAAAATCTGGACAAATCCATTGATAATAAAGCACTGTATGATACATTTTCTGCTTTTGGTAACATCCTTTCATGTAAG GTGGTTTGTGATGAAAATGGTTCCAAGGGCTATGGATTTGTACACTTTGAGACGCAGGAAGCAGCTGAACGAGCTATTGAAAAAATGAATGGAATGCTCCTAAATGATCGCAAAGT ATTTGTTGGACGATTTAAGTCTCGTAAAGAACGAGAAGCTGAACTTGGAGCTAGGGCAAAAGAATTCACCAATGTTTACATCAAGAATTTTGGAGAAGACATGGATGATGAGCGCCTTAAGGATCTCTTTGGCAAGTTTG ggcCTGCCTTAAGTGTGAAAGTAATGACTGATGAAAGTGGAAAATCCAAAGGATTTGGATTTGTAAGCTTTGAAAGGCATGAAGATGCACAGAAA gctGTGGATGAGATGAATGGAAAGGAGCTCAATGGAAAACAAATTTACGTTGGTCGAGCTCAGAAAAAGGTGGAACGGCAGACGGAACTTAAGCGCAAATTTGAACAGATGAAGCAAGATAGGATCACCAGATACCAG ggtGTTAATCTTTATGTGAAAAATCTTGATGATGGTATTGATGATGAACGTCTCCGGAAAGAGTTTTCTCCATTTGGTACAATCACTAGTGCAAAG gtTATGATGGAGGGTGGTCGCAGCAAAGGGTTTGGTTTTGTATGTTTCTCCTCCCCAGAAGAAGCCACTAAAGCAGTTACAGAAATGAACGGTAGAATTGTGGCCACAAAGCCATTGTATGTAGCTTTAGCTCAGCGCAAAGAAGAGCGCCAGGCTCACCTCACTAACCAGTATATGCAGAGAATGGCAAGTGTACGAGCTGTGCCCAACCCTGTAATCAACCCCTACCAGCCAGCACCTCCTTCAGGTTACTTCATGGCAGCTATCCCACAG ACTCAGAACCGTGCTGCATACTATCCTCCTAGCCAAATTGCTCAACTAAGACCAAGTCCTCGCTGGACTGCTCAGGGTGCCAGACCTCATc CATTCCAAAATATGCCCGGTGCTATCCGCCCAGCTGCTCCTAGACCACCATTTAGTACTATGAGACCAGCTTCTTCACAGGTTCCACGAGTCATGTCAACACAGCGTGTTG CTAACACATCAACACAGACAATGGGTCCACgtcctgcagctgcagctgctgcagctACTCCTGCTGTCCGCACCGTTCCACAGTATAAATATGCTGCAGGAGTTCGCAATCCTCAGCAACATCTTAATGCACAGCCACAAGTTACAATGCAACAG CCTGCTGTTCATGTACAAGGTCAGGAACCTTTGACTGCTTCCATGTTGGCATCTGCCCCTCCTCAAGAGCAAAAGCAAATGTTGG GTGAACGGCTGTTTCCTCTTATTCAAGCCATGCACCCTACTCTTGCTGGTAAAATCACTGGCATGTTGTTGGAGATTGATAATTCAGAACTTCTTCATATGCTCGAGTCTCCTGAGTCACTCCGTTCTAAg GTTGATGAAGCTGTAGCTGTACTACAAGCCCACCAAGCTAAAGAGGCTGCCCAGAAAGCAGTTAACAGTGCCACCGGTGTTCCAACTGTTTAA
- the LOC103887007 gene encoding uncharacterized protein LOC103887007, whose translation MCVPSPEHTLRTLSTNRRGEGEAPPPAPCTYTPRRTRPAPARLTPGPYASVSAEGGGDAEARGRREEKTAGKSREEGRGGGGGGCVVGVGLGRRGGASAQAPRPGKRSSRCVASVGEGRAARGRSSGVSAEAAPPSAPPSPASTRRSVNPSPRRWAVQGASGFLRANHPPRARPLGASSRRGRPGFSRPSSEGRRARVSGRGPLRARFPKRA comes from the coding sequence atgtgtgttccGAGCCCGGAGCACACACTCCGCACTCTCAGCACTAACCGCCGGGGAGAAGGGGAAGCACCGCCTCCTGCACCCTGTACTTATACCCCCCGCCGCACTCGCCCCGCCCCCGCGCGTCTGACGCCAGGGCCCTACGCGAGCGTCAGCGCCGAAGGAGGAGGAGACGCGGAGGccagggggaggagggaagagaaaacagcaggaaagagcagagaggaagggagaggtggCGGCGGCGGAGGCTGCgttgtgggggtggggctggggcgaAGGGGCGGGGCTTCTGCGCAGGCGCCGCGGCCGGGGAAGCGGAGCTCGCGCTGCGTCGCGTccgtgggggaggggagggcggcACGCGGGCGGTCCTCGGGGGTGTCGGCTGAGGCGGCCCCGCCTTCCGCCCCGCCCTCCCCCGCCTCCACCAGGAGGAGCGTTAACCCGTCACCGCGGCGGTGGGCGGTGCAAGGGGCTTCCGGGTTCCTACGCGCTAACCACCCCCCACGTGCGCGGCCGCTTGGGGCCTCTTCCCGCCGCGGCCGGCCCGGCTTCTCTCGCCCCAGCTCCGAGGGACGCCGGGCACGGGTGAGCGGGCGTGGTCCCCTCCGGGCCCGGTTTCCGAAACGTGCGTAG